Proteins encoded by one window of Kiritimatiellia bacterium:
- a CDS encoding enoyl-CoA hydratase/isomerase family protein produces MEKNNNHGRFFTVEQTFDVMCLHFTTQSEYFPGMLTDIVNELMSFLSDQEKRPSKALVLYPPPGILSPDRFEKIMAAPGIVCSNEPIHRQDPMTQRAMEQDFIREINASHRLIKGIRRIDDFVVAALSGKTVLSLFGPALACDLRVVSKDFVLINRMPYSRLTPWGALPWFLSRILGRAKAWALLAEEKDINADQAFDLGLVDRIVPTEQLKGTSVTLAQIGAARPWTIRVALKQAMSHVDASLEQYLEIEKSLFLSSFEQRSTRFSEGGDPMH; encoded by the coding sequence ATGGAAAAGAACAATAATCATGGCAGGTTTTTCACGGTTGAACAGACATTCGACGTAATGTGCCTGCATTTTACGACACAGTCTGAATATTTCCCTGGGATGCTTACTGACATAGTGAACGAACTAATGTCGTTCCTGTCTGATCAGGAAAAGCGTCCCTCAAAGGCGTTGGTTCTCTATCCACCCCCGGGAATACTGTCTCCGGACAGGTTTGAAAAAATTATGGCTGCACCCGGTATTGTTTGCTCTAACGAGCCGATCCATCGGCAGGACCCGATGACGCAACGCGCCATGGAGCAAGACTTTATACGCGAGATAAATGCCTCGCACCGATTGATCAAGGGCATTCGCCGCATTGACGATTTTGTGGTCGCAGCCCTATCGGGAAAGACCGTTCTTTCGCTGTTTGGTCCGGCCCTGGCCTGCGACCTTCGTGTAGTTTCCAAAGACTTCGTGCTTATCAACCGAATGCCCTATTCCAGGCTTACGCCATGGGGCGCACTACCGTGGTTTCTGTCGCGCATCCTCGGACGCGCTAAAGCTTGGGCACTGCTTGCAGAGGAAAAAGATATCAACGCAGATCAGGCCTTTGATCTGGGACTCGTAGACAGAATCGTTCCCACGGAGCAACTCAAAGGAACAAGCGTCACCCTCGCGCAAATAGGCGCCGCGCGCCCATGGACCATTCGTGTTGCCCTGAAGCAGGCCATGAGCCATGTTGATGCCTCACTTGAACAGTATCTGGAGATAGAAAAGTCGCTTTTTCTTTCGTCTTTTGAGCAACGCTCTACAAGGTTCTCGGAGGGAGGTGATCCTATGCATTAA
- a CDS encoding DUF6268 family outer membrane beta-barrel protein: MNKDWTAIAVGDLSFSTEDHAAWSDGMTGGGLVAVRQQVNKSFAWQVGVVAHTRLEDSTLVLPIPGIDWKINDRLSLQTAQGVTLSYNPYQKSRWLFDLGANFENRVFRMDDRSALPGGIFIDRRIPLLLAATFKPYPGLFVKISATVPVYRQYKFCADDGTTVDSFGSDLTPSFNLSVGAVF, encoded by the coding sequence ATCAACAAGGACTGGACGGCGATTGCCGTAGGCGACCTTTCTTTTTCAACTGAGGACCATGCCGCATGGAGCGACGGCATGACCGGCGGCGGGCTCGTGGCCGTACGGCAACAGGTGAACAAATCTTTTGCATGGCAGGTGGGGGTTGTCGCTCACACACGCCTTGAAGACTCCACACTCGTGCTTCCGATCCCCGGCATTGACTGGAAAATCAACGACCGTCTTTCACTGCAGACGGCGCAGGGAGTGACTTTATCCTACAACCCGTATCAAAAATCGCGCTGGTTGTTTGACCTCGGGGCTAATTTTGAAAATCGTGTTTTCCGGATGGATGACCGTTCGGCCTTGCCCGGCGGAATTTTTATTGATCGGCGCATCCCTTTGCTTTTGGCGGCCACCTTTAAGCCATACCCCGGGCTTTTCGTCAAAATATCGGCCACAGTTCCCGTCTACCGGCAATATAAATTCTGCGCCGATGACGGCACGACCGTGGATTCGTTCGGCTCCGATCTGACACCGTCGTTTAATCTTTCGGTAGGTGCTGTTTTCTAG
- a CDS encoding transposase, with amino-acid sequence MGTDIIKSVLEGQAGLDECKEAMHTALRGVMIKALIDQMREEVTALCGPYYKPEPGAAHRRAGSVVGQYWLNGAEERFARPRVRLKRGQEVKLKSYAAARKADAVQAAILRAVASGVSSRDMQQLHPQGGRGFSASEVSRHWVSGSLRYLAMLRDRDLQAEPVAILMLDGIVLSEAVVVIIALGVLGDGHKKMLDFEVGSTESYEISRALLERLDRRGVRFGGRPLYLLDGSSALKRAVKERHPDAVIQRCLVHKERNLRGCLSRRDYPELNRLMNRLRQAQGSQAAREALNDLKRFVAGKNRKALESVEEAGEELIALHLLEAPSTLQISLLSTNAIENPIRNFRAKTRRVTRWRPQSDMTERWTAYAMLTVEQGFQRISGYRDFPILLRSLGWKEENITKAAGSGVQSGIEPKIQPNRAVI; translated from the coding sequence ATGGGCACAGATATTATCAAATCGGTCTTGGAAGGGCAAGCGGGACTAGATGAATGCAAAGAGGCGATGCACACGGCATTGCGCGGGGTTATGATAAAGGCATTAATAGATCAAATGCGAGAGGAAGTGACGGCGCTTTGCGGGCCGTATTACAAGCCTGAGCCAGGGGCGGCGCATCGGCGTGCGGGCAGCGTGGTGGGGCAATATTGGCTGAACGGAGCGGAGGAACGATTTGCGCGGCCGCGGGTTCGGCTAAAGCGGGGCCAGGAAGTAAAGCTCAAGAGCTATGCGGCGGCGCGGAAAGCCGATGCGGTGCAAGCGGCCATCTTGCGGGCGGTGGCCAGCGGGGTGAGCAGTCGGGACATGCAACAGTTACATCCGCAGGGAGGCCGCGGATTCAGCGCCAGCGAAGTCAGCCGGCACTGGGTGTCCGGCAGCTTGCGATATCTGGCAATGCTCAGGGATCGCGATCTACAGGCGGAACCAGTGGCCATTTTGATGCTGGACGGGATAGTTCTGAGCGAGGCAGTGGTGGTGATCATTGCGTTGGGTGTTCTGGGAGACGGGCACAAAAAGATGCTGGATTTCGAGGTGGGCAGCACAGAGAGTTATGAAATCAGCCGGGCATTATTGGAGCGGCTGGATCGGCGCGGGGTTCGATTTGGCGGACGGCCGTTATATCTCCTGGATGGATCGTCGGCTTTGAAACGGGCCGTCAAGGAACGGCACCCGGATGCGGTGATACAACGCTGTCTGGTGCATAAAGAACGAAACCTGCGCGGTTGCTTGTCCCGCAGGGATTATCCGGAATTGAATCGGTTGATGAACCGGCTTCGGCAGGCTCAGGGTTCACAAGCTGCGCGGGAAGCGTTGAACGATTTGAAGCGTTTCGTGGCGGGCAAGAATCGGAAGGCTTTGGAAAGCGTGGAAGAGGCGGGAGAAGAACTTATCGCGTTGCATTTGCTGGAGGCGCCCAGCACGCTTCAAATCAGCCTGCTGAGCACAAATGCCATCGAGAACCCGATTCGCAACTTTCGAGCCAAGACCCGGCGGGTGACGCGGTGGCGTCCGCAAAGCGATATGACCGAACGCTGGACGGCGTATGCCATGCTGACGGTGGAACAGGGATTTCAGCGTATCTCAGGGTATCGGGATTTCCCGATCCTCCTGCGTTCCTTGGGTTGGAAAGAGGAAAATATCACCAAGGCGGCCGGCTCTGGCGTTCAGAGCGGAATTGAGCCGAAGATACAACCCAATAGGGCCGTTATATAA
- a CDS encoding TetR/AcrR family transcriptional regulator — MSSRPSSRERILDAAEDVVLKEGATHMTLDAVASKAGVSKGGLIYHFPSQRDLLQAMVKRFAGNMKACKAKFRATLPASPVREIKASILAWFTLGDEYRRAATALLAAVIRDPKLLDDVRKERLKNMTGILNASPSPDRVTILLLAMEGIWMSELLGISNFTKSARSQIKRTLLQLADEWFRPPATPRPQKCPRRQKNLSDSVSK; from the coding sequence ATGAGTTCGAGACCATCGTCGCGTGAGCGGATACTGGATGCCGCCGAAGATGTCGTGCTAAAGGAAGGCGCGACGCATATGACGCTGGACGCCGTTGCCTCAAAGGCGGGCGTCAGCAAGGGAGGATTGATATATCATTTTCCAAGCCAGCGCGATCTTCTTCAAGCTATGGTGAAAAGGTTCGCCGGCAACATGAAAGCGTGCAAGGCAAAGTTCCGCGCCACACTGCCGGCGAGCCCGGTCAGGGAGATTAAGGCATCAATCCTAGCGTGGTTCACCCTCGGGGACGAGTATCGGCGCGCCGCCACGGCTTTGCTGGCGGCTGTAATCCGCGATCCGAAACTGCTCGATGACGTTCGAAAGGAGCGTTTAAAAAACATGACCGGAATTCTCAATGCGTCGCCAAGTCCCGATCGAGTGACGATCCTGTTGCTCGCTATGGAGGGTATATGGATGTCGGAGTTGCTGGGTATTTCCAATTTCACCAAAAGCGCACGCAGCCAGATAAAACGGACGCTTCTCCAGCTCGCAGATGAGTGGTTCCGGCCGCCTGCGACGCCTAGGCCGCAGAAATGTCCGCGTCGTCAAAAAAATCTGAGCGATAGCGTTTCAAAATGA
- a CDS encoding diphthine--ammonia ligase: MLHVKQLTCGYSRLSCAALAKKAPLPAGDSGFVIRDINLHVAAGEITGIIGPNGSGKTTLLRAITRMLKPAGGSILLEGKDIWRMKNKDLARKVAVVSQNAEAGFMTVEEFVLLGRIPYYGGFRFLETKNDLQIARDAMTQTDAFKLKDKYMGQISGGERQLALIARALAQEPTLLLLDEPTTYLDITHQVGILDLVRRLNKNFGLTVIMVLHDLNLAGEYCHRLALLKAGQMHKYGPPEKVLDYRIIEEVYKTVVVVEKNPISRKPYVLAISEAARELSAGPASKALVQGKNIRFVCSWSGGKDSCLALHRAASAGAKPACLLTIISEDGIRSKSHGLRKEILEAQASALALPLLVRSAAWEEYETVFIDALRELRGKNVRTGVFGDIDFPPHLAWEKKVCAQAGMTPCLPLWGCERREILLEFLALGYKAVLVAVNERKLDRKFLGRIIDRGIINEFLKIGIDPCGENGEYHTLVVDGPLFSRPLLIEPGPITEQAGYCLLDVRLSANGMRADSAKQPCLSPAVVQPR, encoded by the coding sequence ATGCTCCATGTAAAACAATTGACGTGCGGTTATTCCCGCCTGTCCTGCGCGGCATTGGCCAAGAAGGCGCCGCTCCCGGCCGGGGATTCCGGTTTTGTCATCCGCGACATAAACCTGCACGTGGCGGCCGGCGAGATCACCGGGATAATCGGCCCGAACGGCTCGGGCAAAACCACCCTGCTCAGGGCGATTACAAGAATGTTAAAGCCCGCCGGCGGCAGCATACTCCTTGAGGGAAAAGACATCTGGCGGATGAAAAACAAGGATCTGGCCCGCAAGGTAGCCGTTGTCTCCCAGAATGCCGAAGCCGGGTTTATGACGGTGGAGGAGTTTGTGCTCCTGGGAAGAATTCCGTATTACGGCGGTTTCCGTTTCCTGGAAACAAAAAACGATCTGCAAATCGCCCGCGATGCCATGACCCAGACCGATGCGTTCAAGTTAAAGGATAAATACATGGGGCAGATCAGCGGGGGCGAACGCCAGCTTGCCCTGATCGCGCGCGCGCTGGCCCAGGAGCCGACACTCCTTCTGCTGGACGAGCCGACCACCTATCTGGACATCACCCACCAGGTGGGCATCCTTGATCTTGTCCGCCGGCTGAATAAAAACTTCGGACTCACCGTGATTATGGTGCTGCACGACCTCAACCTGGCCGGCGAATACTGCCATCGCCTCGCCCTTCTCAAGGCGGGTCAAATGCATAAATACGGCCCGCCCGAGAAGGTGCTGGATTACCGGATTATTGAGGAGGTCTATAAAACCGTGGTGGTTGTTGAAAAAAATCCCATTTCCCGCAAACCTTATGTCCTGGCAATTTCAGAGGCGGCGCGGGAATTATCCGCCGGCCCGGCATCCAAAGCCTTGGTGCAGGGAAAAAACATCCGTTTTGTCTGTTCCTGGAGCGGCGGCAAGGATTCCTGCCTGGCCCTTCACCGCGCCGCGTCCGCGGGCGCCAAGCCGGCCTGTCTGCTGACCATCATCAGCGAGGATGGAATACGGTCAAAATCGCACGGCTTGAGAAAGGAAATCCTGGAAGCGCAGGCTTCCGCCCTGGCGCTCCCATTGCTTGTGCGCTCCGCCGCCTGGGAGGAATATGAAACCGTATTCATTGACGCCCTGCGTGAACTCCGCGGAAAAAATGTCAGGACGGGCGTGTTCGGCGATATTGATTTTCCCCCGCACCTTGCCTGGGAGAAAAAAGTATGCGCGCAGGCCGGAATGACGCCATGCCTGCCGCTGTGGGGATGCGAACGTCGGGAAATTCTTCTGGAATTCCTGGCGCTTGGTTACAAAGCCGTGCTTGTTGCCGTGAACGAAAGGAAACTGGACCGGAAATTCCTCGGCCGGATTATTGACCGCGGAATTATCAATGAATTCCTGAAGATTGGCATTGATCCGTGCGGTGAGAACGGCGAGTATCACACTCTTGTCGTTGACGGCCCGCTTTTTTCCCGGCCGCTGTTGATTGAGCCCGGCCCCATTACGGAACAGGCCGGATACTGCCTGCTGGATGTGCGTTTGTCAGCAAATGGAATGAGAGCGGATTCAGCGAAACAACCGTGCCTGTCCCCGGCGGTGGTTCAACCAAGATGA
- a CDS encoding iron ABC transporter permease: MNRRLHWTAAILILAVLSAGTAVISLCLGPAEIPLAGIIAALTGGGDPAARTILYEVRLPRILLGIAVGGALSLAGVILQGMFRNPLVEPYTMGISGGAALGVCLTIVLRLHSGCGVWSLPLAGSIGAVAAIIAVYFLSARGNVLNIRNLLLMGIMISFICSSLITLLMAISKTEDLHSIIFWVMGSLEQPDTLLVKIVLAMSAVLLGVTYFFCLELNALGLGEEEALHLGVSVENTKRMLFFLASVLTGLSVAAAGIIGFVGLVVPHFMRLFLGNDHRILLAASWLCGGAFLIFCDALARTVISPAELPVGVITGLLGGGIFVYVLCRRRPGEKPCSM; the protein is encoded by the coding sequence ATGAACAGACGCCTCCATTGGACCGCGGCGATATTGATTCTGGCCGTTCTGTCGGCCGGCACGGCCGTTATTTCCTTATGCCTCGGCCCGGCCGAGATCCCTCTCGCCGGGATTATTGCGGCGTTGACGGGAGGGGGCGACCCGGCGGCGCGCACCATTTTATACGAAGTGCGGCTGCCCCGCATTTTGCTCGGCATTGCGGTGGGCGGAGCTTTGAGCCTGGCCGGGGTGATTCTGCAGGGCATGTTTCGCAATCCCCTCGTGGAGCCTTACACCATGGGCATCTCGGGCGGGGCGGCGTTGGGGGTATGTTTAACCATTGTTCTGAGACTGCATAGCGGTTGCGGCGTCTGGTCCCTGCCCCTGGCCGGGTCAATCGGCGCGGTTGCCGCAATTATCGCGGTATATTTTTTGAGCGCGCGGGGGAACGTTCTGAACATCCGGAATCTCCTGCTGATGGGGATCATGATCAGTTTTATCTGTTCTTCGCTGATCACGCTTCTTATGGCCATCTCCAAGACCGAAGACCTGCACAGCATTATTTTCTGGGTCATGGGGTCCCTGGAACAGCCCGACACGCTGCTCGTGAAAATCGTGTTGGCGATGTCCGCCGTCCTGCTCGGGGTTACTTATTTTTTCTGTCTGGAACTTAACGCCTTGGGCCTCGGTGAGGAAGAGGCTTTGCATCTGGGGGTAAGCGTGGAAAACACGAAACGCATGCTTTTTTTCCTAGCCTCCGTCCTGACCGGGTTGAGCGTGGCGGCGGCGGGTATCATCGGATTCGTGGGGCTGGTGGTGCCGCACTTCATGCGGCTCTTCCTCGGCAATGATCACCGGATTTTACTTGCTGCCTCCTGGCTCTGCGGCGGCGCGTTCCTAATCTTCTGCGACGCGCTCGCGCGGACGGTGATCAGTCCGGCGGAATTGCCGGTGGGGGTTATCACCGGCTTGCTGGGAGGCGGCATATTTGTTTATGTTTTGTGCCGGAGACGGCCGGGAGAAAAGCCATGCTCCATGTAA